From the Desulfonatronum thiosulfatophilum genome, one window contains:
- a CDS encoding phosphate-starvation-inducible PsiE family protein — MKFDCDDKLLCRLQYVIHFAVRVLAILMVFVIVMGVIDVAWMIYHKLNAAPKFILTISDMLATFGAFMAVLIAIEIFVNITIYLREDIIHVKIVMATALMAIARKVIIMDIEKVEPQYIYAIGAVVLAMSIGYWLVHKLSAREHHEENDCIETIAPRDNKKRSKEKDASFEEQQSPR; from the coding sequence ATGAAATTTGACTGTGACGACAAGTTGCTGTGCCGGCTGCAGTACGTCATACACTTTGCTGTCCGGGTGTTGGCGATTTTGATGGTGTTCGTGATTGTCATGGGGGTGATAGACGTTGCCTGGATGATTTATCACAAGCTCAATGCCGCGCCAAAATTCATTTTGACCATTTCGGACATGTTGGCCACCTTCGGAGCGTTCATGGCCGTTTTGATCGCCATTGAAATCTTCGTTAACATCACGATCTATCTGCGCGAGGACATCATTCACGTCAAGATCGTCATGGCCACGGCGCTCATGGCCATTGCGCGAAAGGTCATCATCATGGACATAGAGAAGGTGGAGCCGCAGTACATCTATGCCATCGGCGCGGTGGTCCTGGCCATGAGCATCGGATACTGGCTTGTCCACAAGCTTTCCGCCAGGGAACACCATGAGGAGAATGACTGCATTGAAACAATCGCGCCGCGGGATAATAAAAAACGTTCCAAGGAAAAGGATGCTTCCTTCGAAGAGCAGCAAAGTCCAAGGTAG
- a CDS encoding DUF4276 family protein: protein MKELVFLVEEASAKAMLESLLPRLLPQGILHRCIAFDGKQDLEQQLVRRIRGYLNPQARFIVLRDQDSSPDCTVVKAQLQQLVFESGKSALVRIACRELESFYLADLVAVGQALGLFSLHKEQNRSKFRAPDYLGSPSKELARLTKYTYQKVGGSRDIGRYLDIDNTRSPSFKNLIRGIRRLAMELESMSR from the coding sequence ATGAAGGAGCTCGTCTTTCTGGTGGAGGAAGCATCGGCCAAAGCCATGCTGGAAAGCCTTTTGCCCCGCTTGTTGCCACAGGGCATCCTGCATCGCTGCATCGCCTTTGACGGTAAGCAGGATCTGGAGCAGCAACTCGTCCGGCGCATCCGGGGCTATCTAAACCCGCAGGCCCGCTTCATTGTCCTACGTGACCAGGACAGTTCCCCGGATTGCACTGTTGTCAAAGCCCAACTTCAGCAACTTGTTTTCGAGAGCGGCAAGTCAGCTCTTGTGCGCATTGCCTGTCGAGAGCTGGAAAGCTTTTACTTGGCCGACCTAGTGGCCGTTGGTCAGGCTCTGGGACTTTTCAGTTTGCACAAGGAACAAAACAGATCAAAATTTCGTGCACCAGATTATCTGGGAAGCCCCAGCAAGGAGTTGGCGCGGCTGACAAAGTACACTTACCAGAAGGTCGGTGGATCGCGCGACATTGGTCGCTACCTGGACATTGACAACACTCGTTCGCCAAGCTTCAAGAATCTGATTCGCGGTATTCGACGGCTGGCAATGGAGTTGGAATCTATGTCGCGATGA